The sequence aaaaaaactgtaattttcattttgatcactaataatggcaatatatacatgtcaaagtcagacatgcccctttgccatctgtgatgcctggttactggtttaaacttggcccaggtttgtaaaagatttttgggtcagttTTGTCTAtgtataaattgtttaaatctatATGAAATCTTAATGAAATCTTTATAACAGTAAAGCAGACTGCTTACATAAAAAGCATATAACTTAGTTGCTTCAGTCTAGTAAATGTCTATGAAAGTTATTCTtatgtttactttataaaaaatcAGTCAAGATTTCACAGCATAAAGACATGTGAAGCATGACCTGAAGGTTGATATTTTTAGGCCTTttacttgtttaaaaaaaaagcataagcTACCATGACAGAAAGCATGTAGCATTGTgtacaacaggtttttcagcaaagttttgatcatgttgataatatagaggccttagaaatgtgtgtatcaaatatgaaccagtaggctttatagggttaagaagtgtttttatttttgctagTAAATGAAATTACAACAGAATAATAGCCATTGAAAGTGAGAGTTCCTTGGAAGAGAAGATTTGTCAGAAATGGAAATTGCGCAACAAACAGTTGCATGTTGTGTGGAAGTCTGTCTCTATAAAAGGGAGAGTGCAGGCCTGTGTTAGACTACAGCAGACACTCACTTGACACGTTTACTGGCATTGCTGTGCACAACACCGGTTCAGAATGAAGTTAACTGTAGCAGCCCTCATGTCTCTGATCTGCACAGCTGCACTGCTGTCCATATCAGAAGGTAAGCAGAATAACATTCATAACAGTGTTTTAAATCAAATCgtttacatattacatatttcaTGCATCTTACACCAACTCTTTCTCTGTCACTGCAGGTCAACAACCTGAGATATATCTGCGCTGCCAGTGCATTCAAACACATTCAGGACCACCAATTCGTATTGAAAAAATACTCTCATTGAAGGTGATTCCTGCTGGgccaaaatgcaaaaatgaaatgatCATGTGAGTGTGAAACTTTAAATTCAGGCTCATGATGTACATGagtgtgtaataataataatgaaacagtgtcattttatagattttaaataattatacatttgtttCTTACAGTGCTAGAATGAACAGAGGACAGATGTGTCTCGATTCTAAAAAAGACTGGGTGATTTCTCTCAAGGAAAAGTAAGTTCTTGTCTATGATGATGTGACACTCTTATTatcttattatatttattattatcttattattatcaatataaGTTAATTAAAATCATGctaattaatcatttttattaatacttttaaactCGGACACGGCAGCAC is a genomic window of Megalobrama amblycephala isolate DHTTF-2021 linkage group LG3, ASM1881202v1, whole genome shotgun sequence containing:
- the LOC125264131 gene encoding interleukin-8-like — translated: MKLTVAALMSLICTAALLSISEGQQPEIYLRCQCIQTHSGPPIRIEKILSLKVIPAGPKCKNEMIIARMNRGQMCLDSKKDWVISLKEKMNKRKVKSQ